One Primulina eburnea isolate SZY01 unplaced genomic scaffold, ASM2296580v1 ctg291_ERROPOS436017, whole genome shotgun sequence genomic window carries:
- the LOC140820933 gene encoding trihelix transcription factor ENAP1-like — MGDLTESSTLQTPPSRQLPFREDCWSEEATWTLVDAWGRRYLELNRGNLRQKDWQEVADAVNARHGHTKKTRRTDVQCKNRIDTLKKKYKIEKTKISESNGTLTSSWPFFSRLEYLVGSNSHKHQNVKATPLAMVPFGASQYTPPTSLPSPPMAVPLTYRKSPSSAMVTPVILPQKRPTPSPPVDELYFKRNYSVMAAAAAAAGEDDGESEGAEADGSEERGAEVEDDGEDGMGRLAKAIERFGEIYEKVESMKQRQMVELDKQRMQFAKDLEVQRMQLFMDTQVQLEKIKRDKRSGSADDLYS; from the exons ATGGGCGATCTAACGGAATCGTCAACCCTCCAGACGCCGCCGTCGAGGCAACTGCCGTTCCGGGAGGATTGCTGGTCCGAGGAGGCTACTTGGACTCTGGTTGACGCTTGGGGCCGCCGTTACCTGGAACTCAACCGTGGGAATCTCCGTCAGAAGGATTGGCAAGAGGTGGCTGATGCCGTCAATGCTCGTCACGGTCATACGAAGAAGACTCGTCGCACAGATGTTCAGTGCAAGAACCGGATCGATACACTGAAGAAGAAGTATAAGATCGAGAAGACTAAGATCTCTGAATCTAATGGTACGTTGACATCGTCGTGGCCGTTTTTCTCTCGTCTCGAGTATTTGGTTGGATCTAATTCTCATAAGCATCAGAATGTTAAAGCCACGCCTTTGGCGATGGTGCCGTTTGGGGCGTCTCAGTATACGCCGCCTACATCCCTGCCATCACCGCCGATGGCCGTTCCATTGACGTACCGAAAATCGCCTTCCTCAGCGATGGTTACTCCGGTGATTTTGCCTCAGAAACGTCCGACGCCGTCGCCACCTGTGGACGAGTTGTATTTTAAGAGGAATTATTCTGTAATGGCTGCTGCTGCGGCTGCAGCGGGTGAAGATGATGGAGAATCGGAAGGGGCTGAAGCGGATGGGAGCGAGGAAAGGGGTGCGGAGGTGGAAGATGATGGGGAGGATGGGATGGGAAGGTTGGCGAAGGCGATTGAGAGGTTTGGTGAGATTTATGAGAAGGTGGAGAGCATGAAGCAGAGGCAGATGGTTGAGTTGGATAAGCAGAGGATGCAGTTTGCCAAAGATTTGGAAGTTCAGAGGATGCAATTGTTTATGGATACTCAGGTTCAGCTAGAGAAGATCAAGCGGGACAAGAGATCTGGATCTGCTGATG ATCTCTATAGCTAG